ACACTATCGTTTTGTGGCTGCTGtaatatgttttctttattctttattttgtgcaaagtagagtatgttgtgtgtggacACTGGCCCGGAAGCTGTGGAtgaaatgtcttttgtattgGTGTCATGTAATTCCGTGTGGAATGGGTCACTTAGCGGCATGACACGTAAATaaaatatcattcattcattcataacaATGTGAGCATCCATCCTGCTCCAGCTGATAATACATAATACACTAATACAGCAGATGCTGCAACGTAAGACCGTAAGAGGAACGTCTGTAGTAATATCCTAGATATTCGTAAACTCAGGTACATTTCATGAACCAAAAAAGTATACCGGTGGCCGACATCGCTGCCTTCTCCAAGCAACAGCGGCGCACAGATCTCCAGAGAGCTGGGGATCTTGattttgattggctgtcagtgtttctatCCTTCATCAAATCACTCTGAAAGTGATCCCAACGATATCGTTCGCCACTGTCGTTGACGTCATAGTCGTGGTGTGTGCTCTGCCATCCGCCTGAGTTagaacagtttttaaaactatattttATAGTTATATAGTTATCGTTCTTGGTGTGGACGGCCCTTTAAACTCAGTATATGTCATTGAATGTGTCATCTGGTTCATAACAACAAATGATAATAGAGACAAAAGCCAGAGTTATGgattagagcagtggttcccaacattTCTGGTCagaggttcccccacagccctgtcagatgaactctTGTACCCATTCATCGATTCTCAatgtatgttccaaatgtatGACACTTCATGATTAGATATTGTTACGTTTTTCATACAATTGAACTATCAATAttaaggttggtttggtcagcaatccCACTAATATTAGCttactaggctactactacttAGAATGAAGCTGAATATTTGATCATTTATCCACTAaccttttagctaactatttcaaccaattattcattacttttagctacctgTTTAAACTTCTGTACTTGCTTGCTGACTAGTTTTCTCTTGcataactgcaacatgtagtATTTAGGTGTTACAGTTAAAGGGTAACAAGGtgtttttcctatgtttttgtgtccaagtgactgatgggaacaacaatctttgacattggtccagtattaagagagatcgctgcagtcggcagcggcgaaacaagctacaatgtaagttaatagggcaactGTCCagtttgtatttaccttcacaaaagtgcttctTTTGCCGCTGACTGGCTCAGATTTatgttctaagtgtctgacaacattatagaaaggatccctacagagatagacctttaaaacctctttgagacctggAGCCGCTGACTGAAGCCGCttgcgctaaacccaccagactccatttaaaaaaagcaaaacttttagcgtgtatagagccaacatattttcacatgtaaatcggtaaactatgtgtttatttcaaccaagactagagttgtgatggttggaaaagtggaaaaacgacccaaaacggctttattttgtttctgtcgactttgaatgaagtgtattttacgatgctaaaattactgtttatttacatgatgtttttatgttttaaaaaaaaaggatctttctctttaacagaaaggtcgacctccttagaaatcctttccataatgttgtcagacacttaggatattaatctgagcctgtcagaggcaaaacgagcacttttgtgaaggtaaatacaagctggacagttgtcctattaacttacattgtagcttgtttcgccgctgccgactgcagcgatctctcttaatactggaccaatgtccaAGTTGAacaaaaacggtagttaccctttaacccaatgttaatatgtgtatatattctttttatctAATCATAAATTCTACATTTTCAAATCACAGTAGTTGGATACAATCTTTCCATGTATCCCTTGGCAACTGCAGAAGTGGGAAACACTGGGTTTAGAAAACAGGCGTCAGAGCCGAGAAGAGGCCGTATTTACCGTCCAGGGAGTAAACCTTGAAGCCGGTCATCTTCTTGGACAGGATGGACTTGGGCAGGTTGAGCAAGGCAGAGTTGTAGACGGAGAAGTCGCTGTAATAACGGTCCAACACCCAGACAGCTGCCCGCTGGATACTAAAACACAGCGGGTCAATCATCAGTAAGTACAGCTCTACCATCAGCTGCTGACTTCACGCAGACACGCTATAAACTGTATAAACACTCAGGGTTAATAACGGTAAATAGCTCTACAATTTCAAGTTTCTTGTAATCTAAGCAGAAATTTAAGGAATATTCAGGAATATCTTCTGTTCAGATGTTGTACTCACTATTAAAATGAAGTCAAATATAGATTTGTAAACTCAGTGTGTAGTCATGCATTTGCTGAAAgcagttttaaaacaaaataaacatctagATCTACAATGTCACACCTCAAACTATTGTTTACTTTATCAAGGCCAGTGCTCCAGGACCTCAGAGGTCACTGGGCCCCGAAAGCTCCAGGTTTATTTTGTGTCAACTGGTCTCTGCAAATTGAATCTAAAATGTTACTCACTTTAATATCTGATCTTGAGGCCCTGACTTGAAGAGGGCAACAATTTACTGTCAATACCCTCCTTATCTTCAGGTTTTTGCTTATATTTTGATTTCAGAGGCGCAAGTAGTATTCCAGCATAGAAAAACTATATaaatatggtgtgtgtgtgtgtgtatatatatatatatatatatagcactgAGGacaggaggagcagagagttaaTGGGGCTCCAGCAGCTAATTGAAGCTGAATGAACTACGGAAGACCATAAGATGTACTTACAGTAAACACTCATGAAAGCCAGTAAGTGGCCCTCGGAGCATAGAATATGTTGTTACACAGGATCGTATCCTGTTTCTACAAACAAAAACTTCTAGCTATCAGAATAATGTTAAAGATACTATAATGGCATTACAATTCTAAACACACAGGCATGTGGTATTTTGTCTGGAAAGAAgtcttttattgtaaaaaaaacaaacccaaacaacATACTTTTTAAAGGGTGTAGCCTGATCTTATtttaaacccttgtgttgtcttcccatcaacCACGCTCAAAATTGACCCGGTCTGTTACATTGtccaattctgtgttacatcttcttCATTCCAACTTATCACTGCTAGTTTTACACTATTCATATTAAATTATgcctaatttttgagttaaaaaaccCAGAAATTATTAATTACTTTGTACTTTagctaatagttaagatcagaggaatgtATGTTAATGCATAATTACAGCCTGTTTTGTGTATGGAACTACCCATGTTATTTTTGCAAtttagttgaaagaaacccatattttctATATAGAAACTTCGAAAaccggtcaaatttgacccgaggacaacacaagggttaaattaaTTCTCCATTCATCTTTGTTCAGCGACAAAAGGTATCAAGAACTCTGTAGGAAACTGTATCATCATGTTTGCCATTGTGTGACCAACCTGAGGTGGCCCACGTTGTAGAACTTGCTGGCTCCGTCCGTGCTCCGGACCACCTTGAGGCAAAAGGCGGGCTGCAGGTGTCGGACCTCCAGCAGAACCAGAGCCAGGTACTGTATGAAGAGCAGGGCGTCTACCAGCGAGGCAGCGTACTCCACGATCCCCCTGTAGTCCCGCTCCCTGGGCTCCAGCACCCGCACGCCGTAGAACAGCCAGTAAGACGCTACGAACAGGAACACCAGCACCATCAGCAGGCAGCGGAAGACAAAGAACCGCGGCAGAGTGGCGCGGGGAGGCCGGAGAAACAGCGCCCAGGACGAGATGAGCAGGACCAGCAGCTTGAAGGCCAGGGAGACGTATAGGCCTTCGCAGGGCGTCCCGCAGGGCTCTAGGGCATCCCGCCACAGCACCTGCGGGAGGATGAGGAAGGCTAACGGCGTGACCAGGGCAAAGAAGCTCAGGCAGCCTCCCAGAGCCGGGCCAATGAAGCGCTTGCACTCCAGCGGAGTCGACTCCTCCAACTCTTTGGTGACGCGGGTCAGGTCCTCGTTAGAGATGCTGTGTTCTGAGGTGCCGGTGACGACTGTGGTGGTCTCACCCCAGTTATCATCCTGTTGGACAGAGAGGAAGATATAAATGCTGGATAAATGTGGATGCTGATTTTTGTCGTTACTCTTGTACTTATTTGGGCCACCGTGGCAGcatggcccaatggttagcactgtggcctccaGGCAAGAAGGTACCGGGTCCTCCCCCTGCTGATTTTGAGTGATTTTTGTAAATGCTCtgattaatacatgtaaactaataatgctttgctttaatgatagtttagttttagtttagcaGGTAGCACTTATCCGGGTCCAATGTGCTCCGTGCTCTGTGGATTTGTGATGCGTTTGTGACCCACTTTCTGACCCTTTTCTGTGTTCCAGGCCTCCTGATTTACAATTGAAGCTCtgaatataacatatataatataatataacacaTGAAATGTACCAAACTCACACAGTAACGTAAAAACCATTCCCCAGTCTAGaatatgttatttcattttttttttttctccgcaACTATTTGGCGACCCCCCTTAGTTAAGAAACACTGGTCTATAAAACCTACAAAATATCTCTAAATGCTGAATACAAgaactcaacaaaaaaaaaatagaaatgaaaatgaagaaacACAAGATTACCTGAGTTTTTCTGCACGTTTTACCAAAAATATGTTTGGACTTTTTACCAGATAATTGAATAAAATGGTTAACCACATCTGAcaattaaataatgaattacACAAACGACTAGTGATAATCTTTCCTGCATCAGGGCAGAAACCCAAGATGTTTATATGAAAGAGATGTTTAGGAGGTAATGAGAGCCTGAACAGATATAGAAGCATCATTTCAGACATTGTATTCCTTACTttctgaaaagaaattcagaaaaaaatattagaGTCCCTAAACTCAGTCATAATTACAGAAAAGTATATGAAGTTATATAAGAAATCCATGTGGCCATTTTTGGGCCGGCACTCGCACCAGGAAGGGTGACAGGTTGGTTAGGCTTAAATACAAATGCCTCTTTACTATTTAAAGAAAGACGCCTCTTCTCTTCATCTAGGGACAAACAAACATCCTCAGTCTCTTAAATGAACACATGCCTTTTAAACTTAATATAATACGTCTTCAGTATTTTAAGACTCACACCACCAGACAACACCTGCTCTTTCCCAACTGACTGACCAGACAGACAAGGACTGAAACACAGTGACTGGCAGCTCCTCTGAGACACATCAGAGGAATGTTAACTTCTACAGAAGAACCATTTTCTCTAAAGGGATCATAGCAAGCAACATTTTCGATAGGAGAAAGGCAAATTCTATTTATATTAGAGTTTCTAGttggcagtgttgtagtactcaagaTCGGTTTTGGTCTTGAGACCGCTGTTTGAAGGTCTCGGCTCCGAATCCACcgcattttatttcaagaccagtcaagaccacaactgcagggataacACTAAATGGCCTGTACGTTGTCTGATTTGCGCGTTAACATCATAGACTGtatgatattaatggacagagcacgtgtgacgtcaccctttggtttgtggagatctgttatgagtcgtcgagtttgccgttacgggcgatgccatcctggttgcggatgtgacgattttagacgagagggaagagtgagggaggagctgcttacactctacgttacacactttcactggcaatcacatcatagccacgccctgaaacaccccctgctttatcgcagatttttaaatcataattaaataattaacatGATTCTgcagaagacttgaaactagcgattgagaccataaactcattatgaaactgtttactgaggtaataaatcaagtgagaagtggttCACTTTCTcctagacttctacagaaaccgaccttttgcaaccgcacgtgtcgccccctgctggaattcagatagaatgcaggtttaaggcacttccgcatttgcagtaCTTCGctgaaccggatgctttgtccattaatattatacagtctatggttaacaTCATTaatgtgattggatgtaaaacatcctgcttcaaatgcaaccaataacttgactcattctttatttaacatttgttactgttactgtagtctatatccatgacgtgcCACTTCCGGGATGACACTCCTGGGATGTCCTCCTTTTcgaccggatgtccgttaccttccactttctttgtgttggaattttaaactctggtggatttctgaggactatggttaactgctcctcagatctctgcagggtaaatccagacagctagctagactatctgtccaatctgagtcttctgttgcacgactaaaacaacttttgaacgtacacgttccaccaaaacaagttccttccagaggctattttgcagagacaccgtggctctgtccggcacttagcaccgcccaagacgattgtgattgatttaaagaaatgtcaataaaccagagcatgtttttctcccatcccagaatgctgtgttgactagccagaccctcctccgcaatgctgtggaggaaggtctggcaatgcgagactaccccTCACCCAAAGAGATTTAGCCAATATGAGCTATACATATCAGCTggttgtgtatatactgtatgtttcagagATCtagtagggttagggttagtgtgggactcgcactggtctggacttggtctcaacccctcaaagtctcgatacactctggtcacTGGTACactttaggtggtcttgactacaactcTGCTAGTTGGTAAAGAAgctaaaataccaaaaaaaatgtttacaaagTCACTGACACCTTTGGAACCACCAACCAATAACAGAGGTGATTAATAATTGGCAGCTAAATAAGTGTGGCTTTTAAATGGACAAGCGTGTGTAGAAAGCTGCGTGACTGACCCGGTCATCTCCACGGGTCGACTCTGCATCCAGCAGCGGCTCTCCAGGAGTCTGGATGGTGACCGACTTGTCTCCACGACTGCCGTCTCGACTCTTAGAGCGGTGGCGATCCCTCCGATCCCTGGAAGGCAAACGCACAGCGACACTCTGGGTTACGGGAGGTGTGGCGGCAAAGTACTTCTTTTTACTCTAACTGTGAAAGATGTTTTGATGTAGCATGTTTAGGCTGTGATATATTAACCAGCAGTAATATATTTTTACTGAAGTTCCTCAGATTCCCAAAACAGATTTACTCATCATTCACACTGATCATAAATATCcataaaccatgtaaacctattctgatacaatct
This is a stretch of genomic DNA from Sander vitreus isolate 19-12246 chromosome 12, sanVit1, whole genome shotgun sequence. It encodes these proteins:
- the LOC144526148 gene encoding vang-like protein 2, with protein sequence MDNESQYSGYSYKSSHSRSSRKHRDRRDRHRSKSRDGSRGDKSVTIQTPGEPLLDAESTRGDDRDDNWGETTTVVTGTSEHSISNEDLTRVTKELEESTPLECKRFIGPALGGCLSFFALVTPLAFLILPQVLWRDALEPCGTPCEGLYVSLAFKLLVLLISSWALFLRPPRATLPRFFVFRCLLMVLVFLFVASYWLFYGVRVLEPRERDYRGIVEYAASLVDALLFIQYLALVLLEVRHLQPAFCLKVVRSTDGASKFYNVGHLSIQRAAVWVLDRYYSDFSVYNSALLNLPKSILSKKMTGFKVYSLDESTTNNSSGQSRAMIAAAARRRDNSHNEFYYEEAEMDRRVRKRKARLVVAVEEAFTHIKRLHEDEVASSPKHPREVMDPREAAQAIFAPMARAMQKYLRTTRQQAFHSMESILTHLQFCITHNMTPRAFLERYLSPGPTMQYQQQNGRGRQWTLVSEEPVTSALRQGLVFSLRRLDFSLVVTVTPLPFLRLGEEFIDPKSHKFVMRLQSETSV